TGGCCATCGGCGCCGCGCCGGCGTTCTCGCAGTTTGGCCCGGGCTTCATCACCCGCGTCGAGTGGGATCCGGTCAACGACGAGTTCGGCGCGATGATCGCCATCTGGGGCACGCTGGCCACCTCGATCATCGCATTGGCTGTCGCGTTTCCGATCAGCTTCGGCATCGCGCTGTTCCTGACCGAAATCTGCCCGGCCTGGCTGCGCCGCCCGCTGGGCACCGCTGTCGAACTGCTCGCCGGCGTGCCGTCGATCATTTACGGCATGTGGGGCCTGTTCGTGTTCGCGCCGATGTTCGCCGACCACGTGCAGCCGCTGCTGAAGGAAACCATCGGCCAGTTGCCGGTCATCGGCGTCATCTTCCAGGGCCCGACGATGGGCATCGGCATCATGACCGCCGGCCTGATTCTGGCAATCATGATCATCCCGTTCATCGCCTCGGTGATGCGCGACGTGTTCGAGATCGTGCCGACCGTGCTGAAGGAATCGGCGTATGGCCTCGGTTGCACCCGCTGGGAAGTGGTGCGCAAGGTCGTGCTGCCATATACCCGCAACGGTGTGGTGGGTGGCGTCATGCTGGGCCTGGGCCGCGCGCTCGGCGAGACGATGGCCGTGACGTTCGTGATCGGTAACGCGCACTCGCTGTCGGCTTCGCTGTTCTCGCCGGGTAATTCGATTTCGTCGACGCTCGCCAACGAATTTGCCGAAGCGGCCAGCACGCTGCATTCGTCGTCGCTGTTTGCGCTGGCACTGATCCTGTTTGGCATCACGTTCATCGTGCTGTCGGCGGCCAAGATCATGCTGCTCGGTATGTCCCGTAACGAAGGTACGAAATAAGATGAACACTGCTACCAAGAACCCGGTGTATCGCCGTCGCCTGCTGGCGCACCGCATTGGCATCACGCTGTCGGTGTGCGCGATGGGCATCGGTCTGGCCTTCCTGGCCTGGATTCTGTTCACGCTGCTGTACAACGGCCTGGGCGGCTTGTCGGCCACGCTGTTCACGGCTGACACGCCAGCCCCGGGCACGCCTGGCGGCGGCTTGCGCAATGCCATTCTCGGCAGCGTGATGATGGTCGGCCTGTCGACGCTCATCAGCACGCCGGTCGGCATCCTGGCCGGTATCTATCTGGCTGAATACGGCGAGAACAACAAGTTCGCGCAAGTCACGCGCTTCGTGACCGACATCATGCTGTCGGCCCCGTCGATCGTGATCGGCCTGTTCGTGTACGCGATCTACGTCGCCAAGGTCCAGCACTTTTCGGGCTACGCCGGTACGATCGCGCTGTCGCTGATCGCCATCCCGGTCGTCGTGCGCACCACAGACAATATGCTGCGCCTGGTACCGCCGAGCCTGCTCGAAGCGGCCTACGCGCTGGGCGCGCCGCACTGGAAGGTCGCCCTGACCGTGCGCCTGCGCGCTGTCAAGGCCGGCGTCGTGACCGGCGTGCTGCTGGCTGTCGCCCGCGTCACGGGTGAAACCGCGCCGCTGCTGTTCACCGCGCTGAACAACCAGTTCTACAGCCATGACATGAATGCGCCGCTGGCGAACCTGCCGGTGGTGATCTACACCTACGCCATGAGCCCGTATGACGACTGGCGCTCGCTGGCCTGGGCCGGTGCATTGCTGGTGACCACGACCGTGTTGTTGCTGAACATTCTGTCGCGTACGCTGTTCAGCCAAAAAACCCCGAATTAATTCACTCTGATAAACGATAAAGTGATGAACCAAGCCATGCTCAATACGACTCCGACCCCGGCTGCGGCCAAAGCCAAGACGATCGAAATCGAAGGCCTGAACTTCTTTTACGGTAAAACGCAGAGTCTGAAGAATGTCAGCCTCGACATCCACGCCAAGCAGGTGACGGCCTTCATCGGCCCATCGGGCTGCGGCAAGTCGACGCTGCTGCGCACCCTCAACCGGATGTACGACCTGTACCCGGGCCAGCGCGCCGAAGGCAAGATCATGTACCGCGGCGGCAATATCCTCGACGCAGGCGTTGACGTGAACATGCTGCGTGCCAAGGTCGGCATGGTGTTCCAGAAGCCGACCCCGTTCCCGATGTCGATCTACGACAACATCGCG
The sequence above is a segment of the Oxalobacteraceae sp. CFBP 8761 genome. Coding sequences within it:
- the pstC gene encoding phosphate ABC transporter permease subunit PstC; the protein is MSAHPSLSVQDLPEKAAAEDARRYAALRTTMRNQRIQDFFFHKITLLFAATVLAVLIGIIISLAIGAAPAFSQFGPGFITRVEWDPVNDEFGAMIAIWGTLATSIIALAVAFPISFGIALFLTEICPAWLRRPLGTAVELLAGVPSIIYGMWGLFVFAPMFADHVQPLLKETIGQLPVIGVIFQGPTMGIGIMTAGLILAIMIIPFIASVMRDVFEIVPTVLKESAYGLGCTRWEVVRKVVLPYTRNGVVGGVMLGLGRALGETMAVTFVIGNAHSLSASLFSPGNSISSTLANEFAEAASTLHSSSLFALALILFGITFIVLSAAKIMLLGMSRNEGTK
- the pstA gene encoding phosphate ABC transporter permease PstA — translated: MNTATKNPVYRRRLLAHRIGITLSVCAMGIGLAFLAWILFTLLYNGLGGLSATLFTADTPAPGTPGGGLRNAILGSVMMVGLSTLISTPVGILAGIYLAEYGENNKFAQVTRFVTDIMLSAPSIVIGLFVYAIYVAKVQHFSGYAGTIALSLIAIPVVVRTTDNMLRLVPPSLLEAAYALGAPHWKVALTVRLRAVKAGVVTGVLLAVARVTGETAPLLFTALNNQFYSHDMNAPLANLPVVIYTYAMSPYDDWRSLAWAGALLVTTTVLLLNILSRTLFSQKTPN